In Pseudochaenichthys georgianus chromosome 6, fPseGeo1.2, whole genome shotgun sequence, a single window of DNA contains:
- the LOC117448053 gene encoding T-cell surface antigen CD2-like: MACLAATLGLVIFSGIMDLSAANKDPCDLYALVGQNLTLPFVFEGLGLHELRWTHNTKIIFHGQQGRVSHGKAEDISKTGSLFLKNLQLSRAGIYQADVVNPNRTLAKTWNGSLCVLDKVAKPQLTYICVKTSAVILNCNVANPQGLTFSWTLFMDDKTLISETKQTLSISLAQQKVVRSFTCSVANKVSKEKSDTVRPTCESPPPPPLFCLKSQTVLAVLAGGAGLILLLLVIIITLCCRYRRIKTQMRRRDQEGLRMLSLNKLEPKISPVYETMHQTEDAPTMSQTSLPKDCCENVTQPEAQTENKPAQLSADAEGQKPSPVPKPRTKGPKTPNI; this comes from the coding sequence ATGGCGTGTCTTGCTGCCACTCTTGGTCTCGTCATTTTTTCAGGAATCATGGATCTCTCAGCAGCAAACAAAGACCCTTGTGATTTGTATGCCTTAGTTGGACAGAATCTAACTCTGCCGTTTGTCTTTGAGGGACTTGGGTTACATGAGCTGAGATGGACTCATAATACAAAGATAATTTTCCACGGACAGCAGGGCAGAGTGTCTCATGGAAAAGCAGAGGACATCTCTAAAACCGGATCTCTTTTCCTGAAGAACCTACAATTATCAAGAGCAGGGATCTACCAAGCAGATGTCGTGAATCCCAATCGTACTCTGGCTAAAACATGGAATGGCAGTCTCTGTGTGCTGGACAAGGTAGCGAAACCTCAACTCACTTACATTTGTGTCAAGACAAGTGCTGTTATTCTAAATTGCAATGTAGCTAATCCTCAGGGTTTGACGTTTTCATGGACTCTCTTCATGGATGATAAGACTTTAATAAGCGAAACTAAACAAACCCTGAGCATATCATTGGCACAGCAGAAAGTTGTGCGGAGCTTTACATGTAGTGTGGCAAACAAAGTCAGCAAGGAGAAGAGTGACACTGTCCGTCCAACCTGTGAAAGTCCACCACCGCCACCTTTGTTCTGTTTGAAATCCCAAACTGTTTTAGCAGTGCTGGCAGGAGGGGCAGGTCTGATTCTGCTTTTgctcgtcatcatcatcacattATGTTGCCGCTACAGACGCATCAAAACACAAATGAGACGCAGGGATCAAGAGGGGCTTAGGATGCTTTCTCTAAACAAACTAGAGCCTAAGATCAGCCCAGTTTATGAGACAATGCACCAAACTGAGGACGCTCCAACCATGAGTCAAACTTCTTTACCCAAAGACTGTTGTGAGAATGTTACACAACCTGAAGCTCAGACGGAAAACAAGCCAGCACAGCTGTCCGCAGATGCTGAAGGACAAAAACCTTCCCCTGTGCCGAAGCCGAGGACGAAGGGCCCCAAGACACCAAACATCTGA